A genomic stretch from Streptomyces sp. QL37 includes:
- a CDS encoding 6-phosphofructokinase, translated as MRVGVLTGGGDCPGLNAVIRAIVRKGVQEYGYDFTGFRDGWRGPLEGVTVPLSIPVVRGILPRGGTILGSSRTNPFDAEYAGQGVRRIKASLAEYEIDSLITIGGEDTLGVAAKLSDEHGVPCVGVPKTIDNDLSGTDYTFGFDTAVSIATEAIDRLHTTAESHMRVLVVEVMGRHAGWIALHSGLAGGANVILIPEQRFDTDQVCEWVTSRFRASYAPIVVVAEGAAPVRGEMILKDDSHDSFGHVRLSGVGEWLAKEIERRTGKEARTTVLGHVQRGGTPSAFDRWLATRFGLHAIDAVHEGATGVMVALRGTDIVRVPIAEATARLKTVDPALYAEAGVFFG; from the coding sequence ATGCGGGTCGGAGTACTGACCGGGGGCGGCGACTGCCCCGGGCTCAACGCGGTCATCCGCGCGATCGTCCGCAAGGGCGTGCAGGAGTACGGCTACGACTTCACCGGGTTCCGCGACGGCTGGCGCGGCCCCCTGGAGGGTGTGACCGTGCCGCTCTCCATACCGGTGGTGCGGGGCATCCTGCCGCGCGGAGGCACCATCCTCGGCTCCTCCCGGACCAATCCGTTCGACGCCGAGTACGCCGGCCAGGGGGTCCGCCGCATCAAGGCCAGCCTCGCCGAGTACGAGATCGACTCCCTGATCACGATCGGCGGGGAGGACACCCTGGGCGTCGCGGCGAAGCTGTCCGACGAACACGGCGTCCCGTGCGTGGGCGTTCCCAAGACCATCGACAACGATCTCTCCGGCACCGACTACACCTTCGGTTTCGACACCGCCGTCTCCATCGCGACCGAGGCCATCGACCGGCTCCACACCACGGCCGAATCCCATATGCGGGTACTCGTCGTCGAGGTGATGGGGCGCCACGCGGGCTGGATCGCGCTCCACTCCGGCCTGGCAGGCGGGGCCAACGTCATCCTCATACCGGAGCAGCGCTTCGACACCGACCAGGTCTGCGAGTGGGTCACCTCCCGTTTCCGGGCGAGCTACGCGCCGATCGTGGTGGTGGCCGAGGGCGCGGCACCCGTCCGGGGCGAGATGATCCTCAAGGACGATTCCCACGACTCCTTCGGTCATGTCCGGCTCTCGGGCGTGGGCGAGTGGCTGGCCAAGGAGATCGAGCGGCGCACCGGCAAGGAGGCCAGGACCACGGTCCTCGGGCATGTCCAGCGCGGCGGCACGCCGAGTGCCTTCGACCGCTGGCTCGCGACCCGCTTCGGGCTGCACGCCATCGACGCGGTCCACGAGGGTGCCACCGGGGTGATGGTCGCCCTCCGGGGGACGGACATCGTGCGGGTGCCGATCGCGGAGGCGACGGCCCGCCTGAAGACGGTCGACCCCGCCCTGTACGCGGAGGCCGGGGTCTTCTTCGGCTGA
- a CDS encoding 2-hydroxyacid dehydrogenase → MEILAFGVQSDEKPLIEKAFAGLHDVRCLDVFLTEDTAPIAAGYEIISTSVNADLGSRVLQALAAGGTQMIAQRSTGFNNIDLDVAERLALRVARVSYYSPHSVAEFAWTLAMAVNRRVVRAVSRTRDFDFRLDGLLGRDMHGRTAGVLGTGKIGEAFTRIAHGFGMELLGWDVAENPACTALGMTYVDKERLFAEADLISLHVPLMPATQHIIGEEALSVMKDDAILVNSSRGGLIDTRALVTELRAGRFTGVGLDVYEAEAGLFYVDKSMEGIDDDTLARLVTFPNVIVTSHQAYYTRDAVGQIVDATVQNVTDYLAGRRSDNILVPALPAR, encoded by the coding sequence GTGGAAATCCTGGCATTCGGCGTGCAGTCCGACGAGAAGCCACTGATCGAGAAGGCCTTCGCCGGCCTGCACGACGTCCGCTGCCTGGACGTCTTCCTCACCGAGGACACCGCCCCGATCGCCGCGGGTTACGAGATCATCTCCACCAGCGTCAACGCCGACCTCGGCAGCCGCGTCCTGCAGGCGCTCGCGGCGGGCGGCACGCAGATGATCGCCCAGCGTTCCACCGGCTTCAACAACATCGACCTCGACGTCGCCGAACGGCTCGCCCTGCGCGTCGCCCGCGTCTCGTACTACTCGCCCCACTCGGTCGCCGAATTCGCCTGGACCCTGGCCATGGCCGTCAACCGCCGCGTCGTCCGCGCGGTGAGCCGCACCCGGGACTTCGACTTCCGGCTCGACGGGCTCCTCGGCCGGGACATGCACGGCCGCACGGCAGGTGTGCTCGGCACGGGGAAGATCGGTGAGGCCTTCACCCGGATCGCCCACGGCTTCGGCATGGAACTGCTCGGCTGGGACGTCGCCGAGAACCCCGCCTGCACCGCCCTCGGCATGACGTACGTGGACAAGGAGCGCCTCTTCGCCGAGGCCGACCTGATCAGCCTCCATGTGCCCCTGATGCCGGCCACCCAGCACATCATCGGCGAGGAAGCCCTGTCCGTGATGAAGGACGACGCGATCCTGGTCAACTCCAGCCGGGGCGGTCTCATCGACACCCGCGCTCTCGTCACCGAGCTGCGGGCCGGCCGTTTCACCGGTGTGGGGCTCGATGTCTACGAGGCGGAGGCAGGGCTCTTCTACGTCGACAAATCCATGGAGGGCATCGACGACGACACCCTCGCCAGGCTCGTCACCTTCCCGAACGTCATCGTGACCTCCCACCAGGCGTACTACACGCGGGACGCGGTGGGGCAGATCGTCGACGCCACGGTGCAGAACGTCACGGACTACCTGGCGGGCCGCCGCAGCGACAACATCCTGGTCCCGGCGCTCCCCGCGCGTTAG
- a CDS encoding anthranilate synthase family protein — MPEPMSRPTPGCADDLLSMLLRDDSPPFALLRRRTPGRDHDVVEVLTGEVREVDLLADIPVGDLPSLALVPFRQIAERGFDVRDDGTPLSVLVAEEAYELPLAEVLARLPGHDVRVEDGAFDVPDEEYAETVRRVIEDEIGQGEGANFVIRRTFGGEIPGFNRADALALFRRLLSGERGAYWTFVVHTEDRTLVGASPEVHVRMSGGTVVMNPISGTYRYPAEGPTAESLLAFLGDRKETEELSMVVDEELKMMCTVGDMGGVVVGPRLKEMAHLAHTEYELRGRSSLDVREVLKETMFAATVTGSPVQNACRVIERYEPGGRGYYAGALALVSREPGGAQTLDSPILIRTADISAAGRLRVPVGATLVRHSDPAGEVAETHAKAAGVLAALGVRPGRPEAEAGRPRLASDPRVQSALDDRRGGLAPFWLRMQERTQDLSGHALVVDGEDTFTAMLAHLLRSSGLTVSVRRYDEPGLREAVRAHEGPVVLGPGPGDPGDAADPKMRLLRGLAAELVREHRHGLLGVCLGHELIAAELGLEIARKAVPYQGAQTRIDLFGRPETVGFYNSFTALCDDAAATELSAHGIEASRDTASGELHALRGRGFASVQFHPESVLTLRGAAIVTGLLAALPVPS; from the coding sequence ATGCCCGAGCCCATGTCCCGGCCCACACCCGGTTGTGCCGACGACCTGCTGTCCATGCTGCTCCGTGACGATTCCCCGCCCTTCGCCCTGCTGCGCAGGCGCACGCCCGGCAGGGACCACGACGTCGTCGAGGTCCTGACCGGGGAGGTGCGGGAGGTGGACCTGCTCGCCGACATCCCGGTGGGCGATCTGCCCTCACTGGCCCTGGTGCCCTTCCGGCAGATCGCCGAGCGCGGTTTCGACGTGCGCGACGACGGCACCCCGCTCTCCGTGCTGGTCGCCGAGGAGGCGTACGAACTGCCGCTGGCCGAGGTGCTCGCCCGGCTGCCCGGTCATGACGTCCGGGTCGAGGACGGCGCCTTCGACGTCCCCGACGAGGAGTACGCCGAGACCGTCCGGCGGGTCATCGAGGACGAGATCGGGCAGGGCGAGGGCGCGAACTTCGTGATCCGGCGGACCTTCGGCGGCGAGATCCCCGGTTTCAACCGGGCCGACGCACTGGCGCTGTTCCGGCGACTGTTGTCGGGCGAGCGCGGGGCGTACTGGACGTTCGTCGTCCACACGGAGGACCGGACGCTGGTCGGCGCCAGCCCGGAGGTCCATGTGCGGATGTCCGGCGGGACCGTTGTGATGAACCCCATCAGCGGGACCTACCGCTACCCGGCCGAGGGGCCGACCGCGGAGAGCCTGCTGGCCTTTCTCGGCGACCGGAAGGAGACCGAGGAGCTCTCCATGGTGGTCGACGAGGAGCTCAAGATGATGTGCACCGTCGGCGACATGGGCGGTGTGGTGGTCGGGCCGCGGCTCAAGGAGATGGCCCATCTCGCGCACACGGAGTACGAGCTGCGCGGGCGTTCCTCACTGGATGTGCGCGAGGTCCTGAAGGAGACCATGTTCGCGGCCACGGTCACCGGCTCCCCCGTGCAGAACGCCTGCCGGGTGATCGAGCGGTACGAGCCGGGAGGCCGCGGCTACTACGCGGGCGCCCTCGCGCTGGTGAGCCGGGAGCCCGGCGGGGCGCAGACGCTGGACTCGCCGATCCTGATCCGCACCGCCGACATCTCGGCGGCGGGCCGGCTGCGGGTGCCGGTCGGAGCGACGCTCGTACGCCACTCCGACCCTGCGGGAGAGGTCGCCGAGACCCACGCGAAGGCGGCCGGCGTGCTCGCGGCGCTGGGCGTCCGGCCCGGACGGCCCGAGGCGGAGGCGGGCCGGCCGAGGCTGGCGTCCGATCCGCGGGTCCAGTCGGCCCTGGACGACCGGCGCGGCGGGCTGGCCCCCTTCTGGCTGCGGATGCAGGAGCGCACACAGGACCTGTCCGGCCATGCGCTGGTGGTGGACGGCGAGGACACCTTCACCGCGATGCTCGCCCATCTGCTGCGCTCCTCGGGCCTCACGGTCTCGGTACGCCGGTACGACGAGCCCGGGCTCCGCGAGGCCGTACGGGCGCACGAGGGGCCGGTGGTACTGGGTCCCGGGCCGGGCGATCCGGGGGACGCGGCCGACCCGAAGATGCGGCTGCTGCGGGGGCTGGCCGCCGAGCTGGTGCGGGAGCACCGCCACGGGCTGCTCGGCGTCTGCCTCGGCCATGAGCTGATCGCGGCGGAGCTGGGCCTGGAGATCGCGCGGAAGGCCGTGCCGTACCAGGGGGCGCAGACCCGGATCGATCTGTTCGGCAGGCCAGAGACGGTCGGCTTCTACAACAGCTTCACCGCGCTCTGCGACGACGCTGCGGCCACGGAACTGAGCGCCCACGGCATCGAGGCGAGCCGGGACACCGCCTCCGGTGAGCTGCACGCGCTGCGAGGACGGGGCTTCGCCTCGGTGCAGTTCCACCCCGAGTCCGTGCTGACGCTGCGCGGCGCCGCGATCGTGACCGGACTGCTGGCGGCGCTGCCCGTGCCCAGCTGA